One Deltaproteobacteria bacterium HGW-Deltaproteobacteria-4 genomic window carries:
- a CDS encoding orotidine-5'-phosphate decarboxylase, giving the protein MNQAIERLIFALDVDEFAQAQRWVRELRNHVGVFKVGKQLFTRCGPDVVKMIRDEGGEVFLDLKYHDIPNTVAMAGIEACRLGVKIFNVHALGGREMMSETARKALESCNAAGIPVPLRIAVTILTSSTDATLREIGIDRPVAEMVPRLARLTQEAGFDGVVASPLEVMQIRAACGPEFKIITPGVRPAFASADDQKRIMTPGEAISAGADYLVIGRPISAAPQPMSAAQLILDEISAALEQRS; this is encoded by the coding sequence ATGAACCAGGCGATTGAACGCCTTATCTTTGCCCTCGATGTCGACGAATTTGCCCAGGCGCAGCGCTGGGTCCGGGAACTGCGCAACCATGTCGGCGTCTTCAAGGTCGGCAAACAGCTCTTTACCCGCTGCGGCCCCGATGTGGTGAAGATGATCCGTGACGAAGGGGGCGAAGTCTTTCTCGACCTCAAGTATCACGACATCCCCAATACCGTGGCGATGGCCGGCATCGAAGCCTGCCGTCTCGGGGTGAAGATCTTCAACGTCCACGCCCTTGGCGGGCGAGAGATGATGAGCGAGACGGCAAGGAAGGCACTGGAGAGCTGCAACGCCGCCGGCATCCCCGTCCCTCTACGCATCGCCGTGACCATCCTCACCTCCAGCACCGACGCTACCTTGCGCGAAATCGGCATCGATCGGCCGGTGGCGGAGATGGTGCCGCGCCTTGCCAGACTCACCCAGGAAGCCGGCTTTGACGGCGTCGTGGCCTCGCCGCTGGAGGTGATGCAGATTCGCGCCGCCTGCGGTCCGGAGTTCAAGATCATTACCCCCGGCGTCCGCCCCGCCTTTGCTTCGGCCGACGATCAGAAGCGGATCATGACGCCCGGCGAAGCGATCAGCGCCGGCGCTGATTACCTCGTCATCGGCCGGCCGATCTCGGCGGCCCCCCAGCCAATGAGTGCCGCCCAGCTGATCCTCGATGAAATCAGCGCCGCTCTGGAGCAGCGCTCTTGA
- a CDS encoding 23S rRNA (guanosine(2251)-2'-O)-methyltransferase RlmB, with product MSEADLVYGINPVVEGLRGTLRAPLELLVLKGVLPPRLSEAVQLANAKGIAVRLRDRQDLDRLAGHKHHQGAILRVAPFAYCDLEDLIGCWRNSGGPAFFLILDGVTDPHNFGAILRSADAAGCHGVIVGKDRACPVSGVVEKSASGALAHLPLAQVTNISRALEELKKEGVWIYGLAGDVGSEPLHAGDYRGHVALVAGSEGEGLRPNVRRHCDHLIAIPMRGQVPSLNVSVATAVALFEVVRQRPL from the coding sequence TTGAGCGAAGCCGATCTCGTCTACGGCATTAACCCGGTGGTCGAAGGGCTGCGCGGCACCCTGCGCGCCCCCCTCGAACTCCTCGTCCTGAAAGGCGTTCTGCCGCCGCGCCTGAGTGAAGCGGTGCAACTCGCTAACGCCAAAGGGATCGCGGTACGCCTGCGCGATCGCCAGGATCTCGACCGTCTTGCCGGTCACAAACACCACCAAGGAGCGATCCTGCGCGTTGCCCCCTTTGCTTACTGCGATCTTGAGGACCTCATCGGTTGCTGGCGCAATAGCGGCGGACCGGCCTTCTTCCTGATCCTCGACGGCGTCACCGATCCCCACAACTTCGGCGCCATCCTGCGTAGCGCCGACGCCGCCGGATGTCACGGCGTCATCGTCGGCAAGGACCGCGCCTGCCCGGTTTCAGGCGTTGTTGAGAAGAGCGCTTCCGGCGCCCTTGCCCATCTCCCCCTCGCCCAGGTCACCAATATCTCCCGTGCCCTCGAAGAGTTGAAGAAGGAAGGGGTGTGGATCTACGGACTTGCCGGCGATGTCGGCTCCGAGCCGTTGCATGCCGGCGATTACCGAGGCCACGTCGCCCTGGTGGCCGGCAGCGAAGGCGAAGGATTGCGGCCCAACGTCCGCCGCCACTGCGATCACCTCATCGCCATCCCGATGCGCGGCCAGGTCCCTTCTCTCAACGTCTCCGTCGCCACCGCCGTCGCCCTCTTTGAAGTCGTGCGGCAACGCCCCCTGTAG
- a CDS encoding FeS-binding protein produces MTLKKKVVQIAPQRQKPELYRWLLAVVMLATLTLGWKFPLIGFIVPVVMLTAILYSLRKGRYACGNICPRGSFFDTFFRFVGGSRAIPQRLRALPMRWGVFVGLMGFMGFQLMQDPGSAEHWGAVFWQACAVTTAVAIVLGLVWQPRTWCAVCPIGTLTATIGEEKYPMQIAASCKSCGLCEKSCPMELAIATQRDAGRLEHGDCLKCSSCHAACPQQALTWPKAA; encoded by the coding sequence ATGACTTTGAAAAAGAAGGTTGTACAGATTGCCCCGCAGAGACAGAAACCTGAACTGTACAGATGGTTGCTGGCTGTGGTGATGCTTGCCACCTTGACGCTGGGGTGGAAGTTCCCCCTGATCGGTTTCATCGTCCCGGTGGTGATGCTGACGGCCATTCTATACAGTCTGCGTAAAGGGCGTTATGCCTGCGGAAATATCTGCCCGCGCGGGAGTTTTTTTGATACCTTTTTTCGTTTCGTCGGAGGGAGTCGTGCGATTCCGCAACGCCTGCGTGCCTTGCCAATGCGGTGGGGAGTCTTTGTCGGACTCATGGGATTCATGGGCTTTCAGCTTATGCAGGATCCCGGCAGTGCCGAGCATTGGGGGGCGGTCTTCTGGCAGGCCTGCGCCGTCACCACCGCTGTTGCCATCGTTTTGGGACTGGTGTGGCAGCCGCGTACCTGGTGCGCTGTCTGTCCGATCGGCACCTTGACCGCCACTATCGGTGAGGAGAAGTACCCGATGCAGATTGCGGCAAGTTGCAAATCGTGCGGTCTGTGCGAGAAAAGCTGCCCGATGGAGCTTGCCATCGCAACGCAACGGGACGCGGGAAGATTGGAGCACGGCGATTGTCTCAAATGTTCAAGTTGCCATGCCGCCTGTCCGCAGCAGGCACTGACCTGGCCCAAAGCCGCCTGA
- the nifV gene encoding homocitrate synthase, producing MTDYSASPVIIDDTTLRDGEQTAGVAFTLEEKKRIAAMLDEIGVHELECGIPAMGTEEQESIRALVDMDLKCRLLTWNRALIPDIKASLACGVRAVDLSLSVSDLQISRKLRKDRAWVKEQLKIALGFAKEHDLYVSIGGEDASRADLDFLVELMEIAQSMGADRFRYCDTLGILDPFSMYDNIRALRCRVPEMEIEVHTHNDLGMATANAIAGIRAGARFVNTTVNGLGERAGNAALEEVVMALKHSCHIDTGVDTRRFVEISRYVGKASCRPVPDWKAIVGEKVFSHESGLHADGVLKFPGNYEGFDPREVGLCRHLVLGKHSGSHALLHRLQQLGIAADLPFADNLLGEVRALAQGRKRPVSDPELFTLCAAARQVAS from the coding sequence ATGACTGATTATAGCGCCAGCCCCGTCATCATCGACGATACCACCCTGCGCGACGGCGAACAGACTGCCGGCGTCGCCTTTACCCTGGAGGAGAAAAAACGTATCGCCGCCATGCTCGATGAAATCGGCGTCCATGAACTCGAGTGCGGCATTCCGGCGATGGGAACCGAGGAACAGGAAAGTATCCGCGCCCTTGTCGACATGGATCTCAAGTGCCGTCTCCTTACCTGGAATCGGGCGCTGATTCCGGATATCAAGGCTTCCCTGGCCTGCGGTGTGCGGGCCGTCGATCTCTCCCTCTCGGTCTCCGACCTGCAGATCTCCCGCAAGCTGCGCAAGGATCGGGCATGGGTCAAGGAGCAGCTGAAAATCGCTCTCGGCTTTGCCAAGGAGCACGATCTGTATGTCTCCATCGGCGGCGAAGATGCCAGCCGTGCCGACCTTGATTTCCTCGTCGAGCTCATGGAGATTGCGCAGAGCATGGGAGCGGACCGCTTCCGCTACTGCGACACCCTCGGCATCCTCGACCCCTTCAGTATGTACGACAATATCCGCGCCCTGCGCTGCCGCGTCCCGGAAATGGAGATCGAAGTTCATACCCACAACGACCTCGGCATGGCGACCGCCAACGCCATCGCAGGGATTCGCGCCGGCGCCCGCTTCGTCAATACCACGGTAAACGGCCTCGGCGAACGCGCCGGGAATGCCGCCCTCGAAGAAGTAGTGATGGCGCTCAAGCACAGCTGCCACATCGACACCGGAGTCGACACCCGTCGTTTTGTCGAGATCTCCCGTTATGTCGGCAAAGCGAGCTGCCGGCCGGTGCCGGATTGGAAGGCGATCGTCGGTGAGAAGGTCTTTTCCCATGAATCGGGGCTGCATGCCGACGGTGTCCTCAAATTTCCCGGCAACTACGAAGGCTTCGATCCCCGCGAGGTCGGCCTTTGCCGTCACCTTGTCCTCGGCAAACACTCCGGCAGTCACGCCCTCCTTCATCGCTTGCAGCAGCTCGGCATTGCCGCCGACCTCCCCTTTGCCGACAACCTCCTTGGCGAAGTGCGGGCCCTGGCGCAGGGACGCAAACGCCCGGTGAGCGACCCGGAACTCTTCACCCTCTGTGCCGCCGCCCGGCAGGTGGCGTCTTGA
- a CDS encoding transcriptional regulator (indirectly regulates nitrogen metabolism; at high nitrogen levels P-II prevents the phosphorylation of NR-I, the transcriptional activator of the glutamine synthetase gene (glnA); at low nitrogen levels P-II is uridylylated to form PII-UMP and interacts with an adenylyltransferase (GlnE) that activates GlnA) — MKKVEAIIKPFKLEDVKSALTEVGITGMTVSEVRGFGRQKGHTELYRGAEYQIDFLPKVKIELVLPEDLVEKVVTLILKEASTGRIGDGKIFVTPVDQSIRIRTGETGTDAL, encoded by the coding sequence ATGAAAAAAGTGGAAGCGATCATCAAACCGTTCAAGCTCGAAGATGTGAAGAGTGCTCTGACCGAAGTCGGCATCACCGGCATGACCGTCAGTGAAGTCCGGGGGTTCGGTCGGCAAAAGGGTCACACCGAGCTTTACCGCGGCGCCGAGTACCAGATCGACTTTCTCCCCAAGGTCAAGATTGAATTGGTGCTCCCGGAAGATCTTGTCGAAAAGGTTGTTACACTCATTCTCAAGGAAGCCAGCACCGGCCGTATCGGCGACGGCAAGATCTTTGTCACCCCCGTCGACCAATCGATTCGCATCCGTACCGGCGAGACCGGAACCGACGCCCTCTAA
- a CDS encoding ammonium transporter encodes MKRINKITLTCCALLLAPALALAEDAPMSEVGYILNTFSFLINGALVMWMAAGFGMLEAGLVRSKNVATICLKNISLFGVAGILFYVAGYNLMYNGVDGGWIGSLGLWGPDDATALAGDFGGKYATGSDWFFQMVFCGAACSVVSGCVAERIKFWPFMIFCAILCGVIYPIQGSWVWGGGWLTGMGFKDFAGSTLVHSVGGWSALTGAIILGARKGKFTKEGKVNPMPGSNLTLATLGTFILWMGWFGFNGGSVLDLSSAASAITMSNVFVNTNLAACGGMIAALLVLQALYKKVDLTMALNGALAGLVAITAGPDTPTPGAAILIGAVGGVLVVLAVPLFDKLKIDDVVGALSVHLVCGIWGTLAVPITNPDASFVTQLIGVASIAAFVLITSAIVWLVLKFTVGIRVSEEEEFAGSDTTELGLEAYPEFGRGSQGLR; translated from the coding sequence ATGAAACGGATCAACAAGATAACCCTCACCTGCTGTGCGCTGCTTTTGGCGCCGGCCCTGGCCTTGGCCGAAGACGCGCCGATGAGCGAAGTCGGCTACATTCTCAACACCTTTTCCTTTCTGATTAACGGTGCCCTGGTCATGTGGATGGCCGCCGGTTTCGGCATGCTGGAAGCCGGACTGGTGCGCTCCAAGAACGTTGCGACGATCTGCCTGAAGAATATCTCCCTCTTCGGCGTCGCCGGCATCCTCTTTTACGTCGCCGGCTACAACCTGATGTACAACGGCGTCGACGGCGGCTGGATCGGCAGTCTCGGCCTCTGGGGGCCGGATGACGCCACCGCCCTCGCCGGTGACTTCGGCGGCAAGTACGCCACCGGCTCCGACTGGTTCTTCCAGATGGTCTTCTGCGGCGCGGCCTGCTCCGTCGTCTCCGGCTGCGTGGCCGAGCGCATCAAATTCTGGCCCTTTATGATCTTCTGCGCCATCCTCTGCGGCGTCATCTACCCGATTCAGGGCTCCTGGGTCTGGGGCGGCGGCTGGCTCACCGGCATGGGCTTCAAGGACTTTGCCGGTTCGACCCTGGTTCACTCCGTCGGCGGCTGGTCGGCGCTGACCGGTGCCATTATCCTCGGCGCCCGCAAAGGGAAATTCACCAAAGAGGGCAAGGTCAATCCGATGCCCGGTTCCAACCTGACCCTGGCAACCCTTGGTACCTTCATCCTCTGGATGGGCTGGTTCGGCTTCAACGGCGGCTCGGTCCTTGACCTCAGCAGTGCCGCTTCTGCCATCACCATGTCGAACGTCTTCGTCAACACCAACCTCGCTGCCTGCGGCGGCATGATCGCTGCCCTCCTTGTGCTCCAGGCTCTGTACAAGAAAGTCGACTTGACCATGGCCCTCAACGGCGCTCTCGCCGGTTTGGTCGCGATAACCGCCGGCCCCGACACCCCGACACCGGGGGCCGCCATCCTCATCGGTGCTGTCGGTGGCGTTCTGGTTGTTCTAGCCGTCCCCCTCTTCGACAAGCTCAAGATTGACGATGTTGTCGGCGCCCTCTCCGTGCATCTGGTCTGCGGCATCTGGGGCACCCTGGCCGTCCCCATCACCAACCCGGACGCCAGCTTCGTCACCCAGTTGATCGGCGTGGCATCCATTGCCGCCTTTGTCCTGATCACCTCCGCCATCGTCTGGTTGGTACTCAAATTCACCGTCGGCATTCGCGTCTCGGAAGAGGAAGAATTTGCCGGCAGCGACACCACCGAACTCGGTCTCGAAGCTTACCCGGAATTTGGTCGCGGTTCACAGGGCCTGCGTTAA
- a CDS encoding response regulator, which yields MKTALIADDEPLLRRQVRDVLERYGFDQIIEAANGRDAVTLALKLEPLLIVIDYTMPELDGLSACDQINKKFPTPMVLMTGATDLETIERARLSGILSYVVKPFRDEQMLAAVDLAIHQFVELHSLREEVSTLRETLETRKLIDKAKGLLIKKGMTEAEAYRKMQKLSMDKRKTLKEVAEAILLMES from the coding sequence ATGAAGACCGCTCTGATTGCCGATGACGAACCGTTGCTGCGTCGTCAGGTCCGTGATGTCCTGGAACGTTATGGCTTCGACCAGATTATCGAGGCGGCGAATGGTCGCGACGCCGTCACTCTCGCCCTCAAACTCGAACCGCTCCTCATTGTCATCGATTACACCATGCCCGAGCTCGACGGCCTTTCGGCCTGCGACCAGATCAACAAGAAGTTCCCGACGCCGATGGTCCTGATGACCGGCGCCACCGATCTGGAGACGATCGAACGCGCCCGCCTCAGCGGCATCCTCAGTTATGTCGTCAAGCCCTTCCGCGACGAGCAGATGCTCGCGGCCGTCGATCTCGCCATTCACCAGTTTGTCGAACTTCATTCTCTGCGCGAAGAGGTCTCGACCCTGCGCGAAACCCTGGAGACGCGCAAACTCATCGACAAAGCGAAAGGACTGCTGATCAAGAAGGGGATGACAGAGGCGGAAGCGTATCGCAAGATGCAGAAACTCTCGATGGACAAACGCAAAACCCTGAAAGAGGTTGCTGAGGCCATCCTCCTCATGGAAAGCTGA
- a CDS encoding N-acyl homoserine lactonase: MASSPFNRCNLPPWAIASRHFNRNPQRIEIQGVSSANPNLFRRLAELDDPLARAALFNDYLDVTFQLHQWQQETSESGRKSLKNSYLRFLRGWMFDSNSVEGAVLKGWVESRIGLAPTFHHQPIAGPDDPAMQRYLIDRMHGSARTSAIYAQLDLLYEYVQFEMLCRHPDGAPLTLYRGINDFAEHQVIEQYDKRRYLLRLNNLNSFTSDFERAWEFGSRVLQTEVPLAKIFFSGDIFPTSLLKGEGELLVIGGEFEVQLLSGG; encoded by the coding sequence ATGGCGTCGTCCCCCTTTAATCGCTGCAATCTCCCCCCCTGGGCGATCGCCTCGCGCCATTTCAACCGGAATCCCCAGCGGATCGAGATCCAGGGGGTGAGCAGCGCCAATCCCAATCTCTTCCGCCGCCTTGCCGAACTCGACGACCCGCTGGCGCGCGCCGCCCTCTTTAACGACTATCTCGATGTCACCTTCCAGCTCCATCAGTGGCAACAGGAGACTTCGGAGTCGGGGCGCAAGAGTTTGAAGAATAGTTATCTGCGTTTTCTGCGCGGCTGGATGTTCGACTCCAACTCGGTCGAAGGGGCGGTCCTCAAAGGCTGGGTCGAGAGCCGCATCGGACTTGCTCCGACCTTCCATCATCAGCCGATTGCCGGCCCCGACGACCCGGCGATGCAGCGCTACCTGATCGACCGCATGCACGGCTCGGCCCGCACCAGCGCCATCTACGCCCAGCTCGATCTCCTTTATGAATACGTTCAGTTCGAAATGCTCTGCCGCCACCCCGATGGCGCCCCCCTCACCCTGTACCGCGGCATCAACGACTTTGCCGAGCACCAGGTCATCGAACAGTACGACAAGCGCCGCTACCTGTTGCGCCTCAACAATCTCAACTCCTTTACCAGCGACTTCGAACGCGCCTGGGAATTCGGCAGCCGCGTGTTGCAGACCGAGGTGCCGCTGGCGAAGATCTTCTTCAGCGGCGACATCTTCCCCACTTCCCTGCTCAAAGGGGAAGGAGAGCTGCTGGTCATCGGCGGCGAATTCGAAGTGCAACTTTTGAGCGGCGGCTGA
- the draG gene encoding ADP-ribosyl-[dinitrogen reductase] hydrolase — MTNSSPDALTSRARAAFLGLALGDALGATTEFMTPGEIRNQYKVHRQIIGGGWLHLKAGRVTDDTEMSLCVARAIVDRGEWELAAIADNFVSWMKGKPIDIGSTCRKGIRDYLLNGTLEQPYSDNDAGNGALMRLLPTALFTLGDAALLRRCAIEQAHLTHHHPLSDAACLTFGKMIHAALCGADRFALHAIARELIAAHPKFHFNDYRGHAGGYVVETMQTVLHYFFTTSNFEDCLIGIVNQGGDADTTGAIGGALAGAFYGMEQLPRAWSKKLDAAVSVEVQRLAGELVRLSPAGLAHFMLKDQR; from the coding sequence ATGACGAATTCCTCCCCGGATGCTTTGACCTCCCGAGCCCGCGCCGCCTTTCTCGGTCTCGCCCTCGGCGACGCCCTCGGCGCCACCACCGAATTCATGACGCCGGGCGAAATCCGCAACCAGTACAAGGTGCATCGGCAGATCATCGGCGGCGGCTGGCTCCATCTCAAGGCCGGCCGGGTCACCGACGACACCGAGATGTCCCTCTGCGTCGCCCGGGCGATCGTTGACCGGGGTGAATGGGAGCTAGCGGCCATCGCCGACAACTTCGTTTCCTGGATGAAGGGCAAACCGATCGACATCGGCAGCACCTGCCGTAAAGGGATCCGCGACTACCTGCTCAACGGCACCCTCGAACAGCCCTACAGCGACAACGACGCCGGCAACGGCGCCCTGATGCGCCTGCTCCCCACCGCTCTTTTTACCCTCGGTGACGCAGCGCTGTTGCGGCGCTGCGCCATCGAACAGGCCCATCTCACCCACCATCACCCCCTTTCCGACGCCGCCTGTCTCACCTTCGGCAAAATGATCCACGCCGCCCTGTGTGGCGCCGACCGCTTTGCTCTGCACGCCATCGCCCGCGAGCTCATCGCTGCCCACCCCAAATTCCACTTCAACGATTATCGCGGCCATGCCGGCGGCTATGTCGTCGAGACGATGCAGACCGTTCTGCACTACTTCTTTACCACCAGCAACTTTGAAGACTGCCTGATCGGTATTGTCAATCAGGGGGGGGACGCCGACACCACCGGCGCCATCGGCGGCGCTCTGGCCGGCGCTTTTTACGGCATGGAGCAGCTGCCGCGCGCCTGGTCGAAGAAACTCGATGCGGCGGTGAGTGTCGAGGTGCAGAGGCTGGCGGGGGAATTGGTTCGGCTTTCGCCGGCGGGGTTGGCCCACTTTATGCTCAAAGATCAACGGTAG
- a CDS encoding type II toxin-antitoxin system ParD family antitoxin, translated as MKKNTSVTLGSHYEQFISQQVAQGHFGSASEAIRAGLRLLEERETKLSLLRRALVEGEESGKSDYSLKALLKELDDDGCC; from the coding sequence ATGAAAAAAAATACCAGCGTCACGCTCGGCTCACATTACGAACAATTCATTTCTCAACAGGTCGCCCAAGGTCATTTTGGGTCAGCAAGCGAGGCAATACGAGCTGGGTTACGGCTTCTGGAAGAGCGTGAAACCAAACTTTCCTTGTTGCGTCGAGCGCTTGTCGAAGGGGAAGAAAGCGGCAAATCCGACTATTCTCTTAAGGCTTTGCTCAAGGAACTTGACGACGACGGCTGCTGCTGA
- a CDS encoding plasmid stabilization protein ParE, whose translation MQTFSLTKKSIADLMDIGRYTLSHWGREQRNLYLEMLDMSFQQLAANPRTGKDCSDIRSGYRKFSAGSHVIFYRQTSKDSIEIVRILHGRMDCETWL comes from the coding sequence ATGCAAACCTTCAGCCTCACGAAGAAGTCCATTGCCGATTTAATGGATATTGGTCGCTATACTTTGAGCCATTGGGGACGCGAACAGCGCAACCTGTATCTGGAAATGTTGGATATGTCCTTTCAACAACTGGCTGCCAATCCGCGGACAGGGAAGGATTGCAGCGATATTCGCAGCGGCTACCGAAAATTTAGTGCAGGAAGTCATGTAATCTTTTATCGGCAGACATCCAAAGATTCGATAGAAATCGTTCGTATTCTACACGGACGAATGGATTGTGAGACGTGGCTTTGA
- a CDS encoding aminotransferase codes for MRFAPFKLERYFAQYEFTAPYLLCSSDCESMRLDELLALEPDAREQFDSLWLGYTESLGDPQLRQVITTLYEKIGSDQVLVHAGAEEAIFNFMNVALFPGDHVVVHAPYYQSLGAVAEGIGAVVSEWRGDPSRAWELDLVELERLLTPRTRVVVVNFPHNPTGYLPTLEFARGLSALSDRHGFVIFADEVYRGLEFDAADRLPAFAELNERAVSLGVMSKTYGLAGLRIGWVVTQDDTLFAKLASFKDYTTISNSAPSEFLATLALRHAGPIVERNLRIIRDNLLLLDSFFAVNAERFDWQRPKAGSIAFPTLLQGKVDDFCADLVKEAGVLLLPGSLYGEGYNSFRIGFGRKNLPDALAVLEDHLRGSR; via the coding sequence ATGCGCTTCGCTCCGTTCAAGCTCGAACGCTACTTCGCACAGTACGAGTTCACGGCGCCATACCTTCTCTGCTCCTCTGACTGCGAGAGCATGCGACTCGATGAATTGTTGGCGCTGGAGCCCGACGCACGTGAACAATTCGACTCGCTGTGGCTGGGGTACACCGAATCGCTCGGGGATCCACAACTTCGCCAAGTGATCACCACGCTCTACGAGAAAATCGGCTCCGACCAGGTTCTCGTACACGCTGGAGCCGAAGAAGCTATCTTCAACTTCATGAACGTCGCCCTTTTTCCCGGGGATCACGTCGTCGTCCACGCGCCCTACTACCAGTCCCTCGGCGCGGTCGCGGAGGGCATCGGCGCTGTCGTATCAGAGTGGCGAGGTGACCCGTCACGCGCCTGGGAACTGGACCTGGTCGAGTTGGAGCGTCTGTTGACGCCCCGTACCCGGGTCGTGGTGGTCAACTTCCCGCACAACCCAACAGGCTACCTGCCGACGCTGGAATTCGCTCGCGGGCTGTCAGCGCTCTCCGACAGGCACGGATTCGTCATCTTCGCAGACGAGGTCTATCGCGGCCTGGAGTTCGATGCTGCCGACAGGCTGCCGGCCTTCGCGGAGTTGAACGAACGCGCTGTGTCGCTTGGCGTGATGTCGAAAACCTACGGCCTTGCCGGACTTCGCATCGGCTGGGTGGTGACTCAAGACGACACCCTCTTTGCCAAACTTGCCTCCTTCAAGGACTACACCACCATCAGCAACAGCGCCCCGAGCGAGTTCCTGGCGACCCTGGCACTGCGCCATGCCGGGCCGATCGTTGAGCGCAATCTGCGGATAATCCGCGACAACCTTCTTCTGCTCGATTCTTTCTTTGCCGTGAACGCCGAGCGTTTCGACTGGCAGCGGCCGAAGGCGGGATCCATCGCCTTCCCCACGCTTCTGCAGGGGAAGGTTGACGATTTCTGCGCTGACCTCGTCAAGGAGGCAGGCGTCCTGCTCCTGCCGGGAAGTCTTTACGGAGAGGGGTACAACTCGTTCCGCATTGGCTTTGGCCGCAAGAACCTGCCGGACGCCCTTGCAGTGCTAGAGGATCATCTCCGAGGCTCCAGATAA
- a CDS encoding GMP synthase produces MLYIIQNHPDVPAGIYGDLLKTARIPFQTICADRGVPLPVATSATAVIVLGGYMGVHDVEQFPFLRGVKNFVRDCVSANTLFFGICLGGQLLAEVLGGEVKARCCGEKGVCQLKLTPAGEEDPLFRGVKVPFSAFQWHNDSFSPPPTAQWLASSATCPGQAFRHGRAWGVQFHPEADLAIVRNWTKESGRSLEYQQDFSRREIELRSFGTRLLGNFLEMAGC; encoded by the coding sequence GTGCTTTACATCATCCAGAACCATCCGGATGTTCCGGCCGGGATCTATGGCGATCTGCTCAAGACCGCCCGTATCCCCTTTCAGACGATTTGTGCGGATCGTGGCGTACCGTTGCCAGTCGCGACTTCAGCGACGGCGGTCATCGTCCTCGGCGGCTATATGGGCGTCCATGATGTGGAGCAGTTCCCCTTTCTGCGCGGGGTGAAGAATTTTGTCCGCGACTGCGTGAGCGCCAATACCCTCTTCTTCGGCATCTGTCTCGGCGGACAACTCCTCGCCGAAGTCCTCGGGGGTGAGGTGAAAGCCCGTTGTTGCGGCGAAAAGGGGGTCTGTCAGCTGAAGTTGACACCCGCCGGCGAAGAGGATCCCCTCTTCAGAGGAGTGAAGGTCCCCTTCTCCGCTTTTCAGTGGCACAACGATAGCTTCTCCCCCCCGCCGACGGCGCAATGGCTCGCCAGTTCAGCGACCTGTCCGGGACAGGCCTTCCGCCATGGCCGCGCCTGGGGTGTGCAGTTTCATCCGGAAGCTGATCTGGCGATCGTGCGGAATTGGACGAAGGAGAGTGGACGGAGTCTGGAATATCAGCAGGATTTTTCCCGAAGAGAGATTGAGTTGCGGAGTTTCGGGACGCGCTTGCTCGGCAATTTCCTCGAAATGGCGGGGTGTTGA